Proteins from a genomic interval of Neoarius graeffei isolate fNeoGra1 chromosome 24, fNeoGra1.pri, whole genome shotgun sequence:
- the LOC132872392 gene encoding uncharacterized protein C2orf81 homolog yields MARNTSKSRAEKGRGSSAQPPTKTEDLEDSVEQECLTKFELLRMIAQEEGEEIVSDILEELMTHVMEKCYEVYLKKQIIPFTVAWVNDTILQLTKWQYLMRDEGDDVDTASLLQEDTMPAHSIPDSWADGCVPVMKISNDLQRIKFDAQKPDIKESPKIQEAQPINKSETPPRKPRRNSRAMKAIPASHAKMELERKPHPPQTPSLNKNKLKPPEIQNILRY; encoded by the exons ATGGCACGCAACACCTCCAAGAGCCGAGCTGAAAAGGGTCGTGGCTCCTCGGCACAGCCTCCCACTAAAACTGAGGATTTGGAGGACAGTGTGGAGCAGGAATGTCTTACCAAGTTTGAGTTGCTGAGGATGATTGCTCAGGAAGAAGGAGAGGAAATTGTGTCAGATATACTGGAGGAACTCATGACCCATGTGATGGAGAAGTGTTATGAAGTATATCTTAAGAAACAG ATAATACCATTCACTGTGGCCTGGGTAAACGATACCATACTCCAACTGACAAAGTGGCAGTACCTTATGCGTGATGAAGGCGATGATGTAGACACAGCCTCACTCTTACAGGAAGACACAATGCCTGCACATTCAATTCCAGATTCCTGGGCTGACGGCTGTGTGCCTGTTATGAAAATATCAAATGATTTACAG AGGATTAAGTTTGATGCACAGAAACCTGACATTAAAGAGTCACCAAAAATACAGGAAGCCCAGCCAATAAACAAATCAGAAACTCCCCCGAGGAAACCAAGACGAAACAGCAGGGCCATGAAAGCAATCCCTGCATCTCATGCAAAGATGGAACTGGAAAGAAAACCACATCCACCTCAGACACCAtcattaaacaaaaacaaactgaaACCTCCAGAAATACAGAATATATTGCGGTATTAG